The Candidatus Koribacter versatilis Ellin345 genome has a segment encoding these proteins:
- the gltX gene encoding glutamate--tRNA ligase yields the protein MSDKKVRARFAPSPTGQLHVGNARTALFNWLFARQQGGTMILRIEDTDLERSEARYEQQLLDDLKWMGINWDEGPDVGGPFPPYRQSDKIDVYREHAERLVAEGKAYYCFCSQADLDAYREQALKDHRPPIYPGTCRSVDPAEAKRRRDSGEAGAIRLRIPERPIRFHDIVHGDVEFSNEVVSDPIILRSSGVPVYNYVVVVDDAEMQITHVIRGDDHLSNTPKQVALYEALGWAVPEFAHLSTILGPDRERLSKRHGATSIATFREMGVLPEALVNYIALLGWAPTGGTREIFRPEELVKEFDLRRVTPSPAIFDFEKLYWLNRHYIKEAATYRIAKLARHYWDRMMIDKIAHRVGMPKLDPIHVAQWGASNEVDEWLSKVTALVVPSVNKLDELPERGKVFFDYDAAAALANPDNAEVLAAPKTTDVLAAFTTRIANESAPLTAERFKAIVNEVKTETGVKGKDLFHPIRIAVTGTHSGPEFDKLVPLIEEGASLNLPIAVKSVKERVAEFASARN from the coding sequence ATGTCAGACAAGAAGGTCCGGGCCCGGTTCGCGCCCTCGCCGACCGGGCAATTACATGTCGGGAACGCCCGCACCGCGCTCTTCAACTGGCTCTTCGCGCGCCAGCAGGGCGGCACCATGATCCTGCGCATTGAAGACACCGACCTCGAACGCAGCGAAGCCCGCTACGAGCAGCAGCTTCTCGACGACCTCAAGTGGATGGGCATCAACTGGGACGAAGGCCCCGACGTTGGTGGCCCGTTTCCACCCTATCGCCAGTCCGACAAGATCGACGTCTATCGCGAGCATGCCGAGCGCCTCGTCGCCGAGGGCAAGGCCTACTACTGCTTCTGCTCCCAGGCCGATCTTGACGCCTATCGCGAGCAGGCCCTCAAAGACCATCGTCCGCCGATCTACCCCGGAACCTGCCGCAGCGTCGACCCCGCCGAGGCCAAACGCCGCCGCGATTCCGGCGAGGCTGGCGCCATCCGGCTCCGCATTCCCGAGCGCCCCATCCGCTTCCACGATATAGTTCACGGCGACGTCGAGTTCTCCAACGAAGTCGTCAGCGACCCGATCATTCTGCGTTCCAGCGGCGTGCCGGTATACAACTACGTAGTAGTCGTTGACGACGCCGAGATGCAGATCACGCACGTCATCCGCGGCGACGACCACCTCTCCAACACGCCCAAGCAGGTCGCGCTCTACGAAGCTCTCGGCTGGGCAGTGCCCGAGTTCGCGCACCTCTCCACCATCCTCGGTCCCGATCGCGAGCGCCTTTCCAAGCGCCACGGCGCAACGTCGATCGCCACCTTCCGCGAGATGGGCGTCCTCCCCGAAGCTTTGGTGAATTACATCGCGCTGCTCGGCTGGGCGCCAACGGGCGGCACTCGCGAAATCTTCCGCCCGGAAGAGTTGGTCAAAGAGTTCGATCTGCGTCGCGTCACGCCATCGCCGGCCATCTTCGACTTCGAGAAGCTCTACTGGCTCAACCGCCACTACATCAAGGAAGCCGCGACGTATCGCATCGCGAAACTCGCGCGCCATTATTGGGACCGCATGATGATCGACAAGATCGCCCATCGTGTCGGCATGCCCAAACTCGATCCCATCCACGTCGCACAGTGGGGCGCCTCCAACGAAGTGGACGAGTGGCTCAGTAAAGTCACCGCCCTCGTCGTCCCCTCAGTCAACAAGCTCGACGAGCTCCCTGAGCGCGGCAAAGTCTTCTTCGACTACGACGCCGCAGCCGCCCTCGCCAATCCCGACAACGCCGAAGTCCTGGCCGCGCCGAAGACCACCGACGTCCTCGCGGCCTTCACCACTCGCATTGCGAATGAATCAGCGCCGCTAACCGCCGAGCGCTTCAAAGCCATCGTCAACGAGGTGAAAACCGAAACCGGCGTGAAAGGTAAAGACCTCTTTCACCCCATTCGCATTGCGGTCACAGGCACCCACAGCGGTCCCGAGTTCGACAAGTTAGTTCCGCTAATCGAAGAAGGCGCATCGCTCAACCTTCCGATCGCAGTGAAGAGTGTGAAAGAGCGTGTAGCCGAATTCGCAAGCGCCCGCAATTAA